In Micromonospora sp. NBC_01813, the following are encoded in one genomic region:
- a CDS encoding TetR/AcrR family transcriptional regulator → MSAAQRREQLITIGRQLFAERGFDATSIEEVASRAKVSKPVIYEHFGGKEGLYAVVVDREVRALLDRITNALTAGHPRELLEQAALALLDYIETETAGFRVLVRESPVLSAAGNFSSVMNDVAHQVEHILGAEFKSRGYDPKLAELYSQALVGMVALTGRWWLEVRKPRKETVAAHLVNLSWNGLSHLEAKPTLLTRQRER, encoded by the coding sequence ATGTCAGCCGCGCAACGGCGCGAGCAGCTGATCACCATCGGCCGGCAACTCTTCGCCGAACGCGGATTCGACGCCACCTCGATCGAGGAGGTCGCCTCCCGGGCGAAGGTCTCCAAGCCCGTCATCTACGAACACTTCGGCGGCAAGGAAGGGCTGTACGCGGTCGTCGTCGACCGCGAGGTCCGCGCCCTGCTCGACCGGATCACCAATGCGCTCACCGCCGGACACCCGCGTGAGCTGCTGGAACAGGCCGCGCTGGCGCTGCTGGACTACATCGAGACGGAGACGGCCGGCTTCCGGGTGCTGGTCCGGGAGTCACCGGTGCTCTCCGCCGCCGGCAACTTCTCCAGCGTGATGAACGACGTGGCACACCAGGTGGAACACATCCTCGGCGCCGAGTTCAAGAGCCGCGGCTACGATCCCAAACTCGCCGAGCTCTACTCGCAGGCGTTGGTCGGCATGGTCGCGCTGACCGGGCGCTGGTGGCTCGAGGTACGCAAGCCACGCAAGGAGACCGTCGCCGCCCACCTGGTCAATCTCTCCTGGAACGGCCTGTCCCACCTGGAGGCCAAGCCCACCCTGCTGACCCGGCAGCGCGAACGCTGA
- the glmU gene encoding bifunctional UDP-N-acetylglucosamine diphosphorylase/glucosamine-1-phosphate N-acetyltransferase GlmU produces the protein MIQPRSRTVVVLAAGEGKRMKSDLPKVLHPLLGRTLVGHVLTAASAAAADRTLVVVGHRAEQVTAHLSEIAPAAVPVLQAEQHGTGHAVRLAMAAAPEASGTVVVLNGDVPLLRPETVASLIDAHESAGAAATVLTAEVADPTGLGRIIRDSTGGLERIVEERDATAEQRRIRQINAGIYAFDAAGLRDALGKLSTDNDQGEEYLTDAVGLLAAAGAPVGVHVAVDVTETLGCNDRVELSRLRRLLADRINEGWMRAGVSILDPATTWIDVTVTVDRDAVIDQNTQLRGSTTVGAGAAVGPDVTLVDTTVGAGATVLRSHAVQARVGAGASVGPYAYLRPDADLAERAKVGTFVEVKKSQIGPGAKVPHLSYVGDATIGARANIGAATIVVNYDGVRKSRTTVGEAAFVGCDSILVAPVEIGAGAYVGAGSVVTNDVPPGALAVTRAAQRNVDGWVRSRRPGTPSAEAAARAADAAARAVEAAASATAGGEAAHHHDAGGTVPGDTATD, from the coding sequence GTGATCCAGCCCCGGTCCCGTACCGTGGTCGTCCTCGCCGCTGGCGAAGGCAAGCGGATGAAGTCCGATCTTCCCAAGGTGTTGCACCCGCTGCTCGGCCGGACCCTGGTCGGGCACGTGCTCACCGCCGCGTCCGCCGCCGCCGCCGACCGCACCCTGGTCGTCGTCGGGCACCGGGCCGAGCAGGTCACCGCCCATCTGTCGGAGATCGCCCCGGCGGCGGTGCCGGTCCTGCAGGCCGAGCAGCACGGCACCGGGCACGCCGTACGCCTGGCGATGGCGGCCGCCCCCGAAGCCAGCGGCACGGTGGTCGTGCTCAACGGCGACGTGCCGCTGCTGCGCCCGGAGACGGTGGCGAGCCTGATCGACGCGCACGAGTCGGCCGGTGCGGCGGCGACCGTGCTGACCGCCGAGGTCGCCGACCCGACCGGTCTCGGCCGGATCATCCGGGACTCGACCGGCGGCCTGGAGCGCATCGTCGAGGAGCGCGACGCCACCGCCGAACAGCGCCGGATCCGCCAGATCAACGCCGGCATCTACGCCTTCGACGCGGCCGGGCTGCGCGACGCGCTCGGCAAGCTCTCCACCGACAACGACCAGGGCGAGGAGTACCTGACCGACGCCGTCGGTCTGCTCGCCGCCGCCGGTGCCCCGGTCGGCGTACACGTCGCCGTCGACGTCACCGAGACGCTGGGCTGCAACGACCGGGTGGAGCTGTCCCGACTGCGTCGGCTGCTCGCCGACCGGATCAACGAGGGCTGGATGCGCGCCGGGGTGAGCATCCTCGACCCGGCGACGACCTGGATCGACGTGACCGTCACCGTCGACCGCGACGCGGTGATCGACCAGAACACCCAACTGCGCGGCAGCACCACCGTCGGTGCCGGGGCGGCCGTCGGGCCGGATGTCACCCTCGTCGACACGACCGTCGGCGCGGGCGCCACCGTGCTGCGCTCGCACGCCGTACAGGCTCGGGTGGGCGCGGGGGCGAGCGTCGGGCCGTACGCGTACCTGCGCCCGGACGCCGACCTCGCCGAGCGGGCCAAGGTCGGCACCTTCGTCGAGGTGAAGAAGTCACAGATCGGACCCGGCGCCAAGGTGCCGCACCTGAGCTACGTCGGGGACGCCACGATCGGGGCCCGGGCGAACATCGGCGCGGCGACGATCGTCGTCAACTACGACGGGGTCCGCAAGAGCCGGACCACGGTCGGTGAAGCCGCCTTCGTGGGCTGCGACAGCATTCTGGTCGCCCCGGTGGAGATCGGCGCGGGGGCGTACGTCGGGGCGGGCAGCGTGGTCACCAACGACGTACCGCCCGGTGCCCTCGCCGTCACCCGGGCCGCCCAACGGAACGTCGACGGCTGGGTGCGGTCGCGCCGACCCGGCACCCCGTCGGCCGAGGCCGCAGCCAGGGCCGCCGACGCCGCTGCCAGGGCAGTCGAGGCCGCGGCCAGTGCGACCGCTGGTGGTGAGGCAGCCCACCATCACGATGCTGGCGGCACCGTTCCGGGAGATACTGCGACTGACTAG
- a CDS encoding ribose-phosphate diphosphokinase: MGSIVAENRKSLMLFSGRGSPELAQEIGEVLGVAPTPTDSYEFANGEIFVRFKESVRGSDAFVVQSITHGVNRWVMETLIMVDALKRGSAKRITVVLPFYPYARQDKKHRGREPISARLIADLLRTAGADRILTVDLHTAQIQGFFDGPVDHLFAMGILASYVEERFAGRPMTVVAPDSGRVRVAERWTDRLGGCPLAFIHKTRDPLKPNQVVANRVVGDVEGRVCLIVDDMIDTGGTIIKAAEILYEAGASDIAVAATHALLSDPATERLKNSRISEVVVTNTLPLPAEKQLDKLTVLSIAPLLARAIREVFDDGSVTTLFGGLS, translated from the coding sequence ATGGGCAGCATCGTCGCCGAGAACCGCAAGAGCCTCATGCTTTTCTCCGGCCGGGGATCTCCCGAGCTGGCCCAGGAGATCGGCGAGGTGCTCGGCGTCGCGCCCACCCCGACCGACTCGTACGAGTTCGCCAACGGTGAGATCTTCGTCCGGTTCAAGGAGTCGGTACGCGGCTCGGACGCCTTCGTCGTCCAGTCGATCACCCACGGGGTCAACCGGTGGGTGATGGAAACACTGATCATGGTCGACGCGCTCAAGCGGGGCTCGGCCAAGCGGATCACCGTGGTGCTGCCGTTCTACCCGTACGCCCGCCAGGACAAGAAGCACCGCGGCCGGGAGCCGATCTCGGCCCGGCTGATCGCCGACCTGCTGCGGACCGCGGGCGCCGACCGGATCCTCACCGTCGACCTGCACACCGCGCAGATCCAGGGATTCTTCGACGGGCCGGTCGACCACCTGTTCGCGATGGGCATCCTGGCCAGCTACGTGGAGGAGCGCTTCGCCGGCCGGCCGATGACCGTGGTCGCGCCCGATTCCGGCCGGGTACGGGTCGCCGAGCGGTGGACCGACCGGCTCGGCGGCTGCCCGCTCGCCTTCATCCACAAGACGCGGGACCCGCTCAAGCCCAACCAGGTGGTGGCGAACCGGGTGGTCGGCGACGTCGAGGGCCGGGTCTGCCTGATCGTCGACGACATGATCGACACCGGCGGGACGATCATCAAGGCGGCGGAGATCCTCTACGAGGCGGGCGCCTCCGACATCGCGGTGGCGGCCACCCACGCGCTGTTGTCGGACCCGGCCACCGAGCGGCTGAAGAACAGTCGGATCAGCGAGGTGGTGGTGACCAACACGTTGCCGTTGCCGGCGGAGAAGCAGCTGGACAAGCTGACCGTGCTGTCGATCGCGCCGCTGCTGGCGCGGGCGATCCGCGAGGTGTTCGACGACGGTTCGGTGACCACACTGTTCGGCGGGCTCAGCTGA
- a CDS encoding acyl-CoA desaturase: MSTALLEPPQATPGPAPKPLTVGKQSPGILIALGAFVIIPFLAVIAAVPVAWGGWLGWSDVIIGLVFYVVAGLGITVGFHRYFTHNSFKAKRWLRITLAVAGSLAIEGNVIQWVADHRRHHAFSDVEGDPHSPWRFGPSVWGLTKGLFYAHMGWLFHRDLTNQERFTPDLLADKDMRRLDKLFPVLVVVTMVSPALIGGLVTWSWQGALTAFFWAGLVRVALLHHITWSINSVCHVYGERPFEVRQGDKASNFWPLAILSFGESWHNLHHADPTCARHGVLRGQIDISARVIWLLEKTGAASNVRWPKPERIAAKRVKAVTEA; the protein is encoded by the coding sequence ATGTCCACCGCTCTGCTCGAACCGCCACAGGCCACCCCCGGACCCGCCCCCAAGCCACTGACCGTCGGCAAGCAGTCGCCCGGCATCCTGATCGCGCTCGGGGCATTCGTGATCATCCCCTTCCTCGCGGTCATCGCCGCCGTTCCGGTCGCCTGGGGCGGCTGGCTGGGCTGGTCGGATGTGATCATCGGGCTGGTCTTCTACGTGGTCGCCGGGCTGGGCATCACCGTCGGGTTCCACCGCTACTTCACCCACAACTCGTTCAAGGCGAAGCGCTGGCTGCGGATCACCCTGGCGGTCGCCGGCTCGCTGGCCATCGAAGGCAACGTGATCCAGTGGGTCGCCGACCACCGGCGGCACCACGCCTTCTCCGACGTCGAGGGCGACCCGCACTCGCCGTGGCGGTTCGGCCCGAGCGTCTGGGGCCTCACCAAGGGCCTGTTCTACGCCCACATGGGCTGGCTGTTCCACCGCGACCTCACCAACCAGGAGCGCTTCACCCCCGACCTGCTCGCCGACAAGGACATGCGGCGCCTCGACAAGCTCTTCCCGGTGCTCGTCGTGGTCACCATGGTCTCCCCGGCACTGATCGGCGGCCTGGTCACCTGGTCCTGGCAGGGCGCGTTGACCGCGTTCTTCTGGGCCGGTCTGGTCCGGGTGGCGCTGCTGCACCACATCACCTGGTCGATCAACTCGGTCTGCCACGTCTACGGTGAGCGCCCCTTCGAGGTCCGCCAGGGCGACAAGGCGTCCAACTTCTGGCCGCTGGCGATCCTCTCCTTCGGGGAGAGCTGGCACAACCTGCACCACGCCGACCCGACCTGCGCCCGGCACGGGGTGCTGCGCGGACAGATCGACATCTCGGCACGGGTGATCTGGCTGCTGGAGAAGACCGGCGCCGCCTCGAACGTGCGCTGGCCGAAGCCGGAACGAATCGCCGCCAAGCGCGTCAAGGCGGTCACCGAAGCCTGA
- a CDS encoding DUF4383 domain-containing protein has product MVHIPVNHPLRPLYRTIAGLTGLYVLVFGIAGTLATWGEPLFARDDVWVLGLRTNLAFSIASIGYGGLILIGAIIGGQAGHFANLTISVVFMVTGLLMMALLRTDANFLNFSMSTVVVSLLFGLIFLATGLYDKVGPVDEADTGKRYRRGVEQPARQQAHR; this is encoded by the coding sequence ATGGTGCACATTCCGGTCAACCATCCGCTGCGACCGCTCTACCGCACCATCGCCGGGCTGACCGGCCTGTACGTCCTGGTCTTCGGCATCGCCGGAACGCTCGCCACCTGGGGTGAGCCGCTCTTCGCCCGCGACGACGTCTGGGTGCTCGGGCTGCGCACCAACCTGGCGTTCTCGATCGCCTCGATCGGCTACGGCGGGCTGATCCTGATCGGCGCCATCATCGGCGGCCAGGCCGGGCATTTCGCCAATCTCACCATTTCGGTGGTCTTCATGGTGACCGGACTGTTGATGATGGCCCTGCTGCGTACGGACGCCAACTTCTTGAACTTCTCGATGTCGACGGTGGTCGTGTCGCTGCTGTTCGGCCTGATCTTCCTGGCCACCGGTCTGTACGACAAGGTGGGGCCGGTCGACGAGGCCGATACGGGCAAACGCTACCGCCGGGGGGTCGAGCAGCCGGCGCGACAACAGGCCCACCGATGA